The DNA window tagtcttagttttggattgctaattagttagcaattgatcacctCACGTACTACTATAGTACTATGATATTAAGGATtaataagaaaatgatgaattaATACATCATTATATATTGAAAGATTCCATCAACCTCTATCCCCAGCATTCTTATGGAGTAACTATGAGCTACAAAAAAAGCTAAAACAGACACAGCACGTAGAGAGATCACAACAATCAGATAAAAGGTCCAACCCTACGCTGAGAGCGAAGACCGAAACTTAAGTGGGACTTTGAGCAAGGGAGCCTGGATTTCACCCGGCTTGCCAAGCTGGCCACACGCAGCCATCTGATCATCGCCTCTGCTGGGTCGTACGAAGACCACTACTTTTGCTTTAGCAAGTATGTTGCGGAACTCTATCATCTTCTCGTCTGTGGTTGGCTTAAAGTTCGACCCACAATGGGGATTGAAAGATATTAGATTGACCTTGCAAGGAATGCCTTGGACAAGATTGATCAACCGCTTAGCATCTTCAACACTGCAACAAAATACACCAAATGATCGTCATTGTTGATTTCCTTGTATTAATCACACTGACTCTATTTGACAAACGGGTATCAAAAGGATATCTGACCTGTCGTTCACTCCAGCGAGCATTACATATTCGAATAAGACCTTGTAGTGGCGTTTCAAGCGAAGTTCCTCCCGAAGTGTACCAAGAAGTAGCTCAAGGTTATACTTGCGGTTGATTGGCATGACCCAATTTCTGACCTGCATATGTTTTAGCAAtgtatttaaaatagaaatctACTGTATATCTAGTATAACTATACACTGAAAATAATCAAGAAAAGAAGGATAGAGGTAGTACCTCATCTGTAGTAGCATTCAAACTGACAGCTAATGCACAGTTGGATTCTTTAAGGAAACGCTTTAATTGTGGAACAAGGCCACTAGTCGAGACAGTAACCTTACGAGGACTGAATTGAAGACCTTGCTCGTCTACCATTATGTCAGCAGCTTTTAGAACATTCTCAATGTTGTGAAGTGGTTCGCCCATCCCCTATAACGAGGAAACTTCAATCAGTAACTACAACCATGATGTGAAGCCCTAAAATGCTAGCTAGTAAAAGACTAGAGAATGAGATGTCTGATCAAGTCAGTAGAACCTTCAACGCATAATCTCACACATCTAGGTCAAATGAAAACCATCAAACTCGAATCTTAACCCATCATTAAGCAGCTTTGATAACAGTAGCTCAAAAAGTGTCATAATCAACTCTATTAATGATGACAAAACCCAATTAACACTTACCATGAATACAACATTCGTTATGTTACCCACTTCATGTGAGAGCAGTCGCCTTGCAAACACAGCCTGCTCCACGATCTCGGCAGCAGATAAATTTCTTTTCAATCCCATTCTGCCAAAGAAATCAACAGGAAAATTCATTACTACTTGGATAACAATAAACATTAAAAGTAGGTAGCATTTTTtctgttgaaaatttgcatcaTCCTTTTGAAACTCAAAAGATTTAAGTCCCAAGTCCATCTTCACGGAAGCCACACAAGGAGCCTTTTTCCGCTTACGTTCATATAATAAGaaactagaaaaaaaattaaaaagaaaagtaaatgtAGGTTAAAAATCTTGCCTCCCGGTGTAGCAAAACTGACAATTCATAGCACACCCCACTTGACTAGAAACGCATACTGTAGTCCGGCCCCTAGGACAAGGAATCACGACGGTTTCAATCACTAGTCCATCCTCCAAAGTGAACAGTATCTGTAAAATCCTGTGACTCCCAAATGAATGAGACGGTTCTCAAAACTGTTGAAGTGCATGAAAGTAGTACACATGCAACCTAATACTTCGCGTAGCTAACTAGCTGTACAAGGATTAGTTAGTGACTAAACCGTCAGTAGAGACATGTTTACCTTCTTGGTTCCATCTGAAGCTGAAATCATATCCTTTAAGTGTAGTGCCTTGAATTCAGCATGTGCGCTTAACATCTTTTTGAAATCCTTGTTCAAACCTAGCAGTGCCCAACAAAGCGGGATGGAACTATCAATTAGCCCCAAAAATGGAGTAAAGGATGGTTTGGGGAAACAAATGAAAACGAATAAAATGTGTTCAGTTTATCCGGAGACAGAGTGATAGTGAACTTCGTTTCATCGACATACTTTCTCAATTCTCAACTTATACAAGGATAAAAAAGATAACTAGAGCAGTTAACTTCACAGTAGCTATAGAAATAAAACtttatagaaaatttaaaaaagcaGAGACATAGTTACTTGATCACGGACAGACCTTCTAATTCTTCATGGCAGTGAGCCCAGATATTATTTCCGTACAAGCGTTTCCATAACATCATAGCCTGACCAGGCCTGTAACCATGTGACTGAACCCATTTCTGTTGTAGCAGCAAACAAAGTCAGCAAAACATTGAGATACTGAAatacaattcaatttaatttgggTCACTGCAAACTCATTACTTGGGCAATTATATCATAAGATGATAGATAGGAAATAAACAAAACTTGCTAATAGATAAAATCAACAGATAAAAACCTACTAAAAAATTTacgcttgattagaaagaagacagagcAGGCAGCTACAAGAATAGAGCTTGTAACTAGGCTATCATTCTTCAAGTTAggattttcataaaaaaaaaatactccgtaATTAAAATTAGCAGGAGTAGAAAGGAGAAAGAGAAATACCTCAAGCTCGTGATATCTCATCCCTTTCAAAAGAACCATGGAACCCTTCATTGGAATTTCCATACCTCCTTTGCTAACTACAAGTAAAACGTAATTATGTGTCTCTCGAAGACTGATTGGCTGAGTTAGCTGTTAATGGGTATAGAGGAGTGAATTACCTTTAGGGTTGAGGGAGACGTTGGATTGGAGAGTGGCAGCGGCTGAGAAAGAGAGGAATCGGGCATTAGAGAGAGGGTGGGAATTGGCGATGGGGAGAAAGCGGAGTGGTGTGGGAGAGAAAGGGAAGCAGAGGGTTGCGAGGTGGCGCCTCATCCAGTGCCCGCGGCTGAGCGTCATCTCCATTGCCTATAGCCGCCCGAGTTCCAGAACATCCACTACTTTACCACTTTGATTGAATGCAATCTTTATAATTTATGTAAGGCCATTTCCGTCGAATCGGCATCAAGCGTTTGTAGTCCAACGGTTAGGATAATTGCCTTCCAAGCAATAGACCCGGGTTCGACTCCCGGCAAAcgcattatttaattttttttggaaaattaaacatttaattttttttttggaaaattaaaCTAGTAAGATAACTATATCGTATTTATTTATACTAATATATAGTAAGATaactgtatttttttttttgaaaattaaactAATAAGATAACTGTAACGTATATATTTACACTAATATAGTACTAATGAGAACATGATATGCTATATACCTTACATGAGCCTCCTCTGTGAGCAACACTCCCGTTTGATACAAGTATAGTATTGTTCGTTTGGATTTATactaaaaaatgttattgaaattcTAATATACTAAAAAATGTTAGTTTAATTCTAATATactaaaaatgttattgaaatttttagtttcaataaATTCATACTCCTATTTATCAAAGCTCGAGAAATAGAATATGACAATCTTGTGAGaaatgaactttttttttatttggtgtatGCAACTAAAAACTTTTATGTATTCAGTGAGATCCAATCATAATTACACAAAACAGTGGAGGCGAAAAAGGAAATACACATAATTGGAGTATTAAACGCTGGTCTGACCTCCGcctcagaaaaagaaaaagggaaaataaaagaagaaaatccAGAAAGAAGGAATCAAGCAACAATGGCAACAAGTCTACCAGCTTCAAGTCTCCAGCTCCCAAAACCTGACCCCACATTCCCATCCCAAGCCCGGGCGCACCAGCAGGCTGTGAAATTCCGCGCGGCCCCAGAAGAGCAGGAGGAAAGCTTCGAGGAGCGGCTGTCCCAAGTGCGGCTCCGGTACCGCAGCGGATCGGGGAAGAAAGCGGAGGTGCGGAAGAGCCGGAAGGGGAAGAAAAGCGGGTCGGGTGCTAGCGTGTTCCTGCCGCCCGTGGCGCTGAAAGAGCCCAAATCGGAAGGGCTGAATGTGGAATTCGGGTTCAGCCCGTATTCGGAGCGGGTGAACGGGCGGATTGCGATTCTGGGATTGAGCGCTCTGTTTCTGGTGGAGCTGGCCACGGGTCAGGGCGTCATTAACTATCACACTCCTTCCATTGTCTTCCTTCAGATTTACTTCGTCGCCGCGCTTTCCGCCATTTATCTCAAATTTCAGAAAGAGAGCATCAGTGTTTGGCCCAAATGAACAATTCTATTCACTCTCTTTTTTCCTTGTAACTACCACTATTTCTCATTCTGATTTTGTGCTGTGAAAATTTATGAATGAACAGAATTTGTGATCATACTCCTCTTATAAATTTGCACAATTTGAACTCTTCATCTTAATCCTGGCTATGATTGAAGCTCTGGTCATTCCAAGTCGGAGGTTCATGAAGAAAGAGCACCAGATTCTTCTCGTCGCTCACTGTAAGCAAACAAATTACTCCTACTCAATTTAGTGCCAACAAATCATTTAAATCTTAAACACTTCCATCATATATGTGTTTAGCctacaaaatcatttttattttgactacttgtattatttatatttattactgtacttttttaactcataatttaaatttatcaataaagatgagaattgaaaatttaaatacatcaaaaattacattttttttaaatactactcctatgtaactaaattttgttaaatgaaacaataaattaatgaatagtatataatttaaattaaaaatacataactaAATCTGATTTTTCATAATGAAAAAATGTCGTGTGGACTCAGAGATATGCGAGTCATGTGACATTTATAGATCATGCTATTGTGGATGCCAAAAGACCATTCCCATTTCACGAGTTTTGGCTAGAATTGTACTATATGACACTATAAGGTAGGGATCACATGACGCATATTAGTTTGCTTACAAGACTACCAAGCCTTGTGGCCAAGTCCAATGCGATGCTGCATCGTGATAATCACAACTCAGAAATTCAAAGAATTATTGTTAGTTATTTTTTACAGTTTTATTAATGATTTATAACCTCTTGAAAatcaatttagaaaaaaaaaagataatccGTAGACCATTAATGGTGTCAAATGACAAAGATTTGTAGTAGTAGATCTTAAAGCTAAAAAATTTAAGGTGGTGTGGGTTGAAATAAATTGGATAGACATCTTCTATTGGGAAATAAAAGCACACAATCATAAATATAAAAGATaattcgatacaatgtgtatctacgtttGGGGCGATGCCAAACCagagatttcactatataattttataaggaaatatcttataaagaataaatatatcaCAAGAAAATATACTTCAAGTCAAACAAGGAAACTTATGGTCAAACaaggaaacatattccataaggaaatattacaaaaaaatatactcaAGAAAACAAATCTAAATATGGTAATAGATATTTTAAGTtccataaggccatccacaataggaatagcccagcaatagcacagtcataggctagccacaaactcatattgccacatcatcaacactaaaaatcctcctgtcacatcatcaaaacaaacaaatagcccagctatagcctagccacatcacttaaaattatataaaacaaataattaacaatcacacaaaatacggaattgaATTTACCACACGGATActggaaaattcaataataatattaaaaatttaaaaagtacattaattaaaaaaacacacttcattaaaattaaaataacattacaacatcctcattaatgagtttgtcccacatcgaaagtggaatataaaacattcaaggatgtctctataaaagagaaacaaccaagaatgaatttgtcccacatcgaaagtggaacataaaacattcaaggatgtctctataaaagagaaacaaccaataatgagtttgtcccacatcgaaaatggaacataaaacattcaaggatgtctctataaaagagaaacaaccaagaatgagtttgtcccacctcgaaagtggaacataaaacattcaaggatgtctctataaaagagaaacaaccaagaatgagtttgtcccacatcgaaagtggaacataaaacattcacggatgtctctataaaagagaaacaaccaagaatgagtttcataaaaaaaacattaaataaaaaaaattaaaaaatccgcttggcgatgcgctcggcgatccggagcgttgcaatagcgccgagcggatcgcccagcgctgtgaaaccgccgagcgctcggcggtttttaattccgaaatccGCCTAGCGCCGACGCttggctaggcggtgcgctaggcgccattgcggataACCTAATTAACatttttatcatataattatataattggGCTTCTTAGACTTAGTTATTACGTTTAGGCGTTaatcttattttaaaaaaaaggacgAGACCTAACACACGCTGAAGCACCCACGCCTACATCTCTCTCGTTACCCTCTTCCGCCGCGAACCCGCCGCAGCCACCGTCACCGTCGACCGCCGCCCCACCCTCCTATCCCTTGTCTATTTTGCTTATAATCCTATCCCGCGAACACACAACGCGCGCGCACCACCTTACGCATTAACAATTCCCCTTTTCATCTTCAAGCGTTTAACTGAATCGGCATCTACCGCCCCAATCAAGGTACAATTCGAAACCTAGTTTATGCCTATGCTTTAATATGAGAAAATCTCTTTTGGAAGTTGAGAAAGGGGGGGTCGGTTATGGTGGGAGGAGTTAAAAGTAGGGTTACGATTTTTCGGTCATTGCTTAATTAATGGCTAGATGCGCGACCTATAAGTGAATTGAGTTTGAATTGTGAAAGAAAGTTGGAACTTTGGATGAGTAAGTGGGCTGGCCGATAATTTTGTGGGTTCAATTTGGGGATTGTTGTCTAATTGCGTCGAATAAGGTTATATGAGCGTGCTTGGATATATTTTGATACGACTGAGTAGGAATTCgtattaaaatcaaaatctcCTGATAATTTTGTGGTGGCCAAAAATTTATGAGATTGTGGTGGCCAATAATTTTGAAGGCAATTCTTCTTGAAATTTATGAGATACTCCTATTTCATTAGTTTAGCTATATGCAGTTATCTTTGATAATATTGAGCATTATTTGTGTTGAGAATGTGAAATAAAGATTGAAACCTGGAAGAGTGGTGTATGGATGAAATGCTCTGTCTAACTCTCTTTTTTGAATTATGTTTAGCATGCTGTGGgttatttttgttgaataaCTTGAAAGGTAACTAGTAAATAGTCATATTATTTGCAATTTCTTGTCTTTTACTTCACTAAATATCTAAATGAATTTCATAAGTAATTGTATAAATAAGAATTTTCAGGATACACTTTGCATCTCCAATTAAGATATTACTGTTGCTGCATATAAGTATTTCAAAAGCAAAGTAAATATTTACATGCTTTCTTAGCTTCAGTATAGTGATTATTCTATTCTACTTGTACATAATGGTAACATATAATTGGAGTCTTTGTAAAAATGTGCCAGTATTGCTTACAAAATCATTGATTAGTTTTCTGGTGCCTGCCTTACTGACAGCACTGAGCACTGTTATTGATGATACACCTGCTCTCTATAGTTTTATGTTCAACTCTTACACTCAGAGGTGCTTGTTCACTTTATTTCGATGTTGCTGTTATGTTAATTCTACTCTTTATTCATtagttttattttcatttttctgaCTCTCACTAGCTTCCTGTTTTCTCCACTTTGGTGCTGCTATAATGTTAGCTTGCTGAGTGAACATTGATGAATGAAGGTTCACTGAGGATATGAGCATATCACTTTAGATCTTCAGGAGAGCTCATCTGGTGTTCCGTGAAGAATTTTGGTGAAGAAAGGAACTACTTATGGCTAGACTGTTGACTGGTGAAACCTCCCATCATGGAGCACCTGTAGAAGATGTCGGTTCCCACTGGTACTTATCAAGGAAGGAAATCGAAGAGAATTCTCCTTCTAGACAAGATGGTATTGATTTGAAGAAAGAGACTTACCTGCGCAAATCATATTGCACATTTTTGCAAGATTTAGGCATGAGGCTGAAAGTGTAAGTTGTTTTCAGGAGCTTTGGATTGCTGTAAGTTATTTAGCCTGTATATTTTTGCATGCATTCTTATGAACTGTGGTATAGAAGTTTCATGTGATAATATCACATTATCTGTATTTCTTATCAGAATGTATTCCATCTTGCAACCAAACACCGCAGATGTTTATAGTCTTGCAATTTTCTTAGTGCACTGTGCGGATTCTTCATGTTGCAGGCCACAGGTGACAATTGCTACTGCAATTATATTTTGTCATCGTTTCTTCCTTCGTCAATCCCATGTGAGAAATGACAGAAGGGTGAGTaaattttctgttttatttCGATCTTTCAGTTTTCCCTTCACAGTTTAGTCTCAACTTTATGGTGTGTATGCTAAGAGACTGCTGGTGGACATTTACATGTAGATTTCATAGGTGTATACTATCTTTCTGATTGAATATTTAGATATGGTATTCTGTATTCAGTAAAGAATTACTTATGGTGCTGACTGTTGATGATATACGATAAGTAGTTTATTGTTTGACCTAACCATATGATGCCTCTGTATAAGGTCTTAATTTTGGCAGCTCATCTTTATTGCATTGTTTCTGCAGACCATTGCTACCGTATGTATGTTTCTAGCGGGTAAGGTTGAAGAAACTCCTCGTCCTCTTAAAGATGTGATTCTTGTGTCGTATGAGATTATTCATAAAAAAGATGCTGCAGCTATGCAGAGGATCAAGCAAAAGGTGATGTACAATACAACTTCTATGAATCAATTATCTCTGGACCATAAATGTGCATTGATTAGATGTGTCTTATTT is part of the Salvia splendens isolate huo1 chromosome 6, SspV2, whole genome shotgun sequence genome and encodes:
- the LOC121807045 gene encoding uncharacterized protein LOC121807045, whose amino-acid sequence is MATSLPASSLQLPKPDPTFPSQARAHQQAVKFRAAPEEQEESFEERLSQVRLRYRSGSGKKAEVRKSRKGKKSGSGASVFLPPVALKEPKSEGLNVEFGFSPYSERVNGRIAILGLSALFLVELATGQGVINYHTPSIVFLQIYFVAALSAIYLKFQKESISVWPK
- the LOC121809847 gene encoding dual-specificity RNA methyltransferase RlmN, with amino-acid sequence MEMTLSRGHWMRRHLATLCFPFSPTPLRFLPIANSHPLSNARFLSFSAAATLQSNVSLNPKVSKGGMEIPMKGSMVLLKGMRYHELEKWVQSHGYRPGQAMMLWKRLYGNNIWAHCHEELEGLNKDFKKMLSAHAEFKALHLKDMISASDGTKKILFTLEDGLVIETVVIPCPRGRTTVCVSSQVGCAMNCQFCYTGRMGLKRNLSAAEIVEQAVFARRLLSHEVGNITNVVFMGMGEPLHNIENVLKAADIMVDEQGLQFSPRKVTVSTSGLVPQLKRFLKESNCALAVSLNATTDEVRNWVMPINRKYNLELLLGTLREELRLKRHYKVLFEYVMLAGVNDSVEDAKRLINLVQGIPCKVNLISFNPHCGSNFKPTTDEKMIEFRNILAKAKVVVFVRPSRGDDQMAACGQLGKPGEIQAPLLKVPLKFRSSLSA